Genomic segment of Vibrio natriegens NBRC 15636 = ATCC 14048 = DSM 759:
CCACAGTTATCTGTTGTTGCAACAAAGCTTGATAAATCGACTTGCTGTCCGTCCCATTTGGCAACTTAACCCATACAAAGTAGCCACCTTCAGGTACGTTATAAATCAGGTTTTGGGGCAAGTAGCGTTGTATAAGTTCAATGAACAAGCTTTGGCGCTGTTGCATGATTTTTCGAAGCTTTCTCAAGTGATTGTCGTAGCTGTCATTTTGCAGATAATGGGCGATACCTTGCTGAATCGGTGCACTACCCGACAAAGTAGAGATAAGTTGTAGCTTTTGGATCGGCTCGTTAAAGCGATGGTTTACGACCCATCCTAGCCGATACCCCGGACAGAGACTCTTAGAGAGTGAGGAGCAGTGAAGCACTCGCCCTTGCGTGTCAAAAGTTTTAAGAGACGTCGGTTTATTTGCCGTGAAATAAAGCTCGGAATAGACATCATCTTCAATCAAGTAGACATCGTGTTGTTCCGCCATCCGGACAATCCGTTCCTTTTGTTCATCTGACAGCAGTGCACCCGTCGGGTTGTGAAAATTAACCATCAGCCAACAAGCGCGAACAGCATGTTTTGCAAATATTGCTTCAAGCTGTTCAAGATCATGCCCGTTTTGGCTGTCTACAGAAACCTCGATTGCCTTCAGCCCAAGACGTTCTATCGCTTGAAGCGCACCATAAAAAGCCGGTGACTCCACAACAACCGTATCTCCGGGCTGAGTAACCGCTTGCAAGCTCAGATTCAACGCCTCGAGCGCGCCAGAGGTGATCACAATATCTTCGTGCGTAATCAATATGCCTTGCTGTATGTACCGTTGCGCGATCAAACGACGTAATGACTCACTCCCCGGAGGCATGTTATCAAGCAAGCTTTCTGGCCCCATTTTACGGCCAGAGCTGGCGAGGTTGCGGTTTAAGGCTTCGAAAGGAAATAAACTGGCGTCGGGAAACGCGGAGCCCAAACGCACTGCATCGGGCAATCCTTGATGTTTAAGATAATCGTAAAGCTCATCATTGAAGCTAGAGCGATAAGCTGGCACGACTTCATTGCTTGCCTCAAAACGCTCTAATTCGGCCGTAACATAATAGCCGGATTGAGGTTTAGCACTTACCCAGCCCTGAGCTTCCAGTAACTGGTAAGCCTGTAATACCGTCCCCGCACTCACTGAATGATTACGGCTGGTCACACGCACAGATGGCAGCTTCTCCCCTGCTCTCCATGTATTCTGCTGAATCTGAGTTTTAAACAGCTCAGCTAATTGACGGTATCGATTCATCATTCTCTCACTTTGACTTCGGGTGAACCTTAGCATACTTCGCGCCGATATTCTGATAGCTGACTTATCGTTCTTGCAAGGTAATTAATCAATCTTAGTAAGATGAATTCGCGATCCGAAGTGTAGAATTATGTTCCATACTTTCAAAGAAATGACGTTTTTGGAGGAAGTTATGAAAGTGTTTACCATGGATGATCTCTCATACCGAGGAGCGCATAAAGGTGTCCATAGCTGGGACCACCCTGGTGCGTCCGATCCTTATTATTGGCACCCAGACTGGTTACATATTGCTGAAGATGCAATGGGTGTACACAAAATGGCGGATCTCGTTGTGCCACCAGGTGAAACAGCAACGGAAGAACATGCTAAAGAGGCGATTGTAAAACACCTCAACGAGGAAAACGCTAGCAAAGAAGAAAAACAAGACGACTAGACGCGCACATCGGTAAAATTAGGTGCATCATCATGGGCCGACTAGCGGGTCGGCTCACTGGCTATAAGTGCTATCTTAAATATGTTGGTTGTATTGAGTCATTGATGATGCACACCTCCGGGTCAAAACAACGAAAGTGTTTTCGTTAACCAGCTATGCTCTGTTAAGTTTGCCAATATTCCACCCAATGACCTCTAGTTGACGTAATTTTGAATCAAATAAAGACATCCTGACATAGAAAAAACAACGTCTAATCTGGTTTCTCGTCCAATCCAGTCAAACCCGACATTAACCTCAAAAATCCATTAAAAAAGAAGAACAAGAAATTGAACCCAAAAACATCTCTATCTGATTCTCCGGTGTTAGTTTTGCGTTCTTGTTTTGTAACGAGTTTACCTAGGCTTTCTATGCCATCAGTTAAGCAGAACCATGTAACTTTTCCGTAACAATTTGGCACATAGACACTTTCGAAGTAAACGATTGCATTCGATGTACAAAACAGCATCAATTCTCGATAAAGCTTGCTTCTAACTCCCCTTCTTAGCACTGTTAGCATGCCAAAAGTCTGGTTTATCTTTGAATTCGATTTCTAATAGCATCTTTTTTAGGTTTTCTTATCAGAAGGTGTTGTAACAAGTAATGCTGAAAGGTATAAATACGGGCACACCCTTCGATTAACATGGATGAAGATTATGTTTGAAAAAGTAGTAGCCGCTCCGGCCGACCCTATTCTTGGTCTTACTGAAGAATTTAAAAAAGATACTCGCGCAGAAAAAATCAACCTTGGCGTAGGTATTTACAAAAACGAACAAGGTGAAACCCCTGTTCTTGCTACGGTAAAGAAAGCTGAAGCAGCTCTAATTGAGACTGAGAAAACTAAATCTTACCTAACCATCGAAGGGACTGCAGAATACGCTCTAGCAGTACAAAAACTGCTATTCGGCGAGAGCGCTGAAGTGGTTGCAGACAAACGTGCAAAAACAGCTCAAGCGCCAGGTGGTACAGGTGCACTGCGTGTTGCTGGTGAATTCATCAAACGTCAGCTAGGCGACGTTAAAATCTGGATCAGCAACCCTACTTGGGCAAACCACAATGGTGTGTTCACTGCGGCTGGCATCGAAACTGCTCAATACAGCTACTACAACGCAGAAACAAAAGACAAAGACTTCGATGCGATGCTTAACGATCTTCAAGCGGCTTCTGAAGGCGACATCGTTCTTCTACACGGCTGCTGCCACAACCCTACTGGTATCGATCCAACAGCAGAAGAGTGGGAAACACTAGCTAAGCTAGTGGCAGAGAAGAAATTGCTTCCTCTATTCGACTTCGCATACCAAGGTTTCGCGAAAGGTGTAGAGGAAGATGCAGCAGGTCTACGTACTTTTG
This window contains:
- a CDS encoding amino acid aminotransferase; the encoded protein is MFEKVVAAPADPILGLTEEFKKDTRAEKINLGVGIYKNEQGETPVLATVKKAEAALIETEKTKSYLTIEGTAEYALAVQKLLFGESAEVVADKRAKTAQAPGGTGALRVAGEFIKRQLGDVKIWISNPTWANHNGVFTAAGIETAQYSYYNAETKDKDFDAMLNDLQAASEGDIVLLHGCCHNPTGIDPTAEEWETLAKLVAEKKLLPLFDFAYQGFAKGVEEDAAGLRTFAKYNKEILVASSFSKNFGLYNERVGAFTLVAESEEVATTAFSQVKAIIRSIYSNPPAHGSAVVTHILNDADLRAEWEAEVAEMRDRIQEMRELFVATLKEEGVDADFSFIERQNGMFSFSGLSKEQVNRLKEEFAIYIVGSGRISVAGMTKSNMGPLCKGIAAVL
- a CDS encoding PLP-dependent aminotransferase family protein — protein: MNRYRQLAELFKTQIQQNTWRAGEKLPSVRVTSRNHSVSAGTVLQAYQLLEAQGWVSAKPQSGYYVTAELERFEASNEVVPAYRSSFNDELYDYLKHQGLPDAVRLGSAFPDASLFPFEALNRNLASSGRKMGPESLLDNMPPGSESLRRLIAQRYIQQGILITHEDIVITSGALEALNLSLQAVTQPGDTVVVESPAFYGALQAIERLGLKAIEVSVDSQNGHDLEQLEAIFAKHAVRACWLMVNFHNPTGALLSDEQKERIVRMAEQHDVYLIEDDVYSELYFTANKPTSLKTFDTQGRVLHCSSLSKSLCPGYRLGWVVNHRFNEPIQKLQLISTLSGSAPIQQGIAHYLQNDSYDNHLRKLRKIMQQRQSLFIELIQRYLPQNLIYNVPEGGYFVWVKLPNGTDSKSIYQALLQQQITVAYGKLFSSDTKFKNYLRLNTSMPLDGALENAIKKIGELLTTV